The proteins below are encoded in one region of Misgurnus anguillicaudatus chromosome 24, ASM2758022v2, whole genome shotgun sequence:
- the LOC129438805 gene encoding uncharacterized protein: MIESLIQAFEGDAGRDTLGVPLINSARMTEIIKSQRKHVACIQDPQGVQLYMQTGTLMKGGHRLPAYRCARGSTSLESFHLHLNRFIPGTLASDTFFQAYLLDGLARWNEDRAVAATTDEQQPHSYSHLLRHAANILSEEVMGMKISPYVGPRKYTGELIGVEYLYQQTGKVLQDYRLAIEESETTEVAIEVEEAYDELEEFQDITVPTFDTERIPSAASQASVSAASSSTPPATRPKSSLYVSPVRSPVTSSTSSLSVVPPIPVTSSVSSSLHTQPALSPGAHSSPGNQGSTETDLPTSEENPSHDDCVGPDNIEGYGAVQDLAEYLFNLREHRLALTGEESEQIINLWQALGEFDKKKTTYSPRHQTNLKQGRVRASKKNVAPGVESTRRCFIGPHSPAQRPDCNRVVEGIFIRLCALYQNAVRVNGERVTRFTMIARVYRHIRECILTNDRVMRETTIQLPQMNASTISDWFSKRDKSQDVGVTKQGINFPDAPMAGPEKLPAALQKGPTLFSGSLAEPHLFVLPRNTAGEAKLKRRSQPPAISQAPPSHQRLPIIAPAIPVSLPFILPSLQLPTVVDTPSSVPGTSQVVFFNVPLPSAMPPSAQTQTSSQAVPYSTQQYALALAQSVEHETLNLRIVGSSPTLGV; the protein is encoded by the exons ATGATTGAGAGCCTCATTCAGGCCTTTGAAGGAGATGCTGGTCGTGACACTCTGGGAGTCCCTTTAATAAACTCAGCCCGGATGACTGAGATCATAAAGTCCCAGCGAAAGCATGTGGCCTGCATCCAGGATCCTCAAGGTGTGCAGCTCTACATGCAGACGGGCACTTTAATGAAGGGAGGGCATCGTCTGCCAGCTTACCGCTGTGCCAGAGGTTCTACTTCGCTGGAGTcttttcatctgcacctcaaCAGATTCATCCCAG gCACGCTGGCAAGTGACACCTTTTTTCAGGCGTATCTTTTGGATGGACTTGCAAGGTGGAATGAGGACCGGGCTGTGGCAGCAACAACTGATGAGCAGCAGCCACATTCCTATAGTCATCTTCTCCGTCATGCTGCCAATATTCTTTCAGAGGAGGTCATGGGCATGAAAATCAGCCCTTATGTTGGGCCAAGAAAGTACACTG gtgaACTTATCGGAGTAGAGTATCTTTACCAGCAAACTGGTAAAGTTCTGCAGGACTACAGGTTGGCCATTGAAGAGTCTGAGACCACTGAGGTTGCTATAGAGGTGGAGGAAGCTTATGATGAACTTGAGGAGTTTCAAGACATCACTGTCCCCACCTTTGACACAGAGCGGATACCTTCTGCTGCTTCACAAGCATCAGTGTCTGCAGCATCATCTTCAACCCCTCCGGCAACCAGACCCAAGTCATCACTGTATGTGTCACCAGTGAGATCTCCTGTCACCAGCTCTACGTCATCACTGTCTGTGGTCCCTCCAATACCAGTCACATCTTCTGTTTCCAGCTCACTGCACACTCAGCCAGCACTATCTCCTGGCGCACATAGCT CCCCAGGTAACCAAGGGTCCACAGAAACTGACCTTCCAACATCTGAAGAGAACCCTTCGCATGAT GATTGTGTTGGACCCGATAATATTGAAGGTTATGGAGCTGTGCAGGACTTGGCAGAGTATTTGTTCAACCTTAGAGAACACCGTCTGGCCTTAACTGGAGAAGAGTCTGAACAAATCATCAACCTATGGCAGGCATTGGGGGAGTTTGATAAGAAAAAGACCACTTACTCGCCACGTCACCAAACCAACCTAAAACAGGGACGAGTCAGGGCCAGTAAGAAGAATGTGGCACCAGGTGTGGAGAGCACCAGAAG GTGTTTCATTGGGCCTCATAGTCCTGCACAGAGGCCTGACTGCAACAGAGTGGTGGAGGGCATCTTCATAAGGCTCTGTGCTCTCTACCAAAACGCGGTGCGTGTTAATGGAGAGAGGGTCACCCGCTTCACAATGATTGCACGGGTCTACAGACATATCCGAGAGTGCATCCTCACCAATGATAGGGTGATGAGAGAAACCACCATCCAGCTTCCACAGATGAACGCTTCAACAATCTCAGACTG GTTCTCCAAGCGTGACAAGTCACAAGATGTGGGGGTTACAAAGCAGGGTATCAATTTCCCAGATGCACCCATGGCTGGACCTGAGAAGCTTCCTGCGGCTTTGCAGAAAGGGCCGACCCTATTTTCAGGGAGCTTGGCTGAGCCTCACCTTTTTGTCCTGCCAAGAAACACTGCTGGGGAGGCAAAACTCAAGAGGAGGTCACAACCTCCAGCCATCTCCCAGGCACCACCATCACATCAAAGACTCCCTATCATTGCACCAGCAATACCCGTCTCTCTGCCTTTCATTTTGCCCTCCCTGCAGCTTCCGACAGTTGTAGATACACCATCTTCAGTGCCTGGAACTTCACAGGTGGTGTTCTTTAACGTACCTTTACCTTCTGCTATGCCACCATCAGCTCAGACACAAACATCCAGTCAAGCTGTACCTTACTCCACTCAGCAGTACGCGCTGGCtttagctcagtcggtagagcatgagactcttaatctcaggatcgtgggttcgagccccacgttgggcgtgtaA